In Rubrivirga marina, the following are encoded in one genomic region:
- a CDS encoding ADP-ribosylglycohydrolase family protein yields MPESSARSRVRGCLLGGAVGDALGAPVEFVRHAQIVERYGPGGPSEIGEAYGVHGAITDDTQMTLWTAEGCLRAYHRGATKGVVTIPGVTLNAYIRWLDTQEETPPGPDAHTTSWLFRIPELHARRAPGTTCLRALEVRRAKQPFQNQSKGCGGVMRVAPVGLLADNPKQAFTLGAEIAQLTHGHVTGYVAAGAFALAIHALREGATLDEAIGRSIVASAHVTGGGETVAALDRARQLAASDTDEVEAVHALGTVTPGQGPGWVAEEALAVAALCALRHPADVERALRMAVTHDGDSDSTASICGNLLGTALGVEALPERWRTEVELVDVILQVADDLHDARAVEVDGYGRTGPGWYDRYPPG; encoded by the coding sequence GTGCCCGAGTCGAGCGCCCGCTCCCGCGTCCGCGGCTGCCTCCTCGGCGGCGCCGTGGGCGACGCGCTCGGCGCGCCGGTCGAGTTCGTCCGCCACGCCCAGATCGTCGAGCGGTACGGGCCGGGCGGGCCGAGCGAGATCGGCGAGGCCTACGGCGTCCACGGCGCGATCACGGACGACACGCAGATGACGCTGTGGACGGCCGAGGGCTGTCTGCGGGCGTACCACCGGGGGGCGACGAAGGGCGTCGTCACGATCCCGGGCGTCACGCTCAACGCGTACATCCGGTGGCTCGACACGCAGGAGGAGACGCCGCCGGGGCCGGACGCGCACACGACCAGCTGGCTGTTCCGCATCCCGGAACTCCACGCCCGGCGGGCGCCCGGCACGACGTGCCTTCGTGCGCTCGAAGTGCGGCGGGCGAAGCAGCCGTTCCAGAACCAGTCGAAGGGGTGCGGCGGCGTGATGCGCGTCGCGCCGGTGGGCCTGCTGGCGGACAACCCGAAGCAGGCGTTCACGCTCGGGGCTGAGATCGCGCAGCTCACCCACGGCCACGTGACCGGTTACGTCGCGGCCGGCGCGTTCGCCCTCGCCATCCACGCCCTCCGCGAGGGCGCCACACTGGACGAGGCGATCGGCCGGTCGATCGTGGCGTCGGCCCACGTCACGGGCGGCGGAGAGACGGTCGCCGCGCTCGACCGGGCCCGCCAGCTCGCGGCGTCGGACACCGACGAGGTCGAGGCCGTGCACGCGCTGGGGACCGTGACGCCCGGCCAGGGGCCCGGCTGGGTGGCCGAGGAGGCCCTCGCCGTCGCCGCCCTCTGCGCGCTCCGCCACCCGGCCGACGTCGAGCGGGCGCTCCGGATGGCCGTGACCCACGACGGCGACAGCGACTCGACGGCGTCCATCTGCGGCAACCTCCTCGGCACGGCGCTCGGCGTCGAGGCCCTTCCCGAGCGCTGGCGCACCGAGGTCGAGCTGGTCGACGTGATCCTCCAAGTCGCCGACGACCTCCACGACGCGCGGGCGGTGGAGGTCGACGGGTACGGGCGGACGGGGCCGGGCTGGTACGACCGCTACCCGCCGGGGTAG
- a CDS encoding sugar phosphate isomerase/epimerase family protein, which produces MRPVTLFTGQWADMPIADLAPKAASWGYDGLELATWGDHMDVHKVLEEDGYAESQQKLLSDNGLSLYAISCHLVGQAVADKIIDGRHKAIVPPHVWGDGDPEGVRQRAAEEVIKTAEAAHKLGLEIVTGFTGSPIWHLFYSWPPNLPEDIEAGFQETAERWTPILDRFQELGVRFALEVHPSEIAFDGPSWARALDAMGGHPAFGVNFDPSHFGYQNADYVRFIRDHGDRIFHVHMKDVWWSDVRTEAGTLGGHTDFGDPRRSWDFRSLGRGKIDFEEIIRALNDVGYEGPLSVEWEDMKMDREHGAAEAAAFVKRVDFPPSDIVFDQQFSKASEG; this is translated from the coding sequence ATGCGTCCCGTTACCCTGTTCACTGGCCAGTGGGCCGACATGCCCATCGCCGACCTCGCGCCGAAGGCCGCCTCCTGGGGCTACGACGGTCTCGAGCTCGCCACCTGGGGCGACCACATGGACGTCCACAAGGTCCTGGAGGAGGACGGCTACGCCGAGTCCCAACAGAAGCTGCTGTCCGACAACGGCCTGAGCCTCTACGCCATCTCGTGCCACCTCGTCGGGCAGGCCGTGGCCGACAAGATCATCGACGGCCGCCACAAAGCGATCGTGCCGCCCCATGTGTGGGGCGACGGCGACCCCGAGGGCGTCCGCCAGCGCGCGGCCGAGGAGGTGATCAAGACCGCCGAGGCGGCCCACAAGCTGGGGCTGGAGATCGTGACGGGCTTCACGGGCTCGCCGATCTGGCACCTCTTCTACTCGTGGCCGCCGAACCTCCCCGAGGACATCGAGGCCGGCTTCCAGGAGACGGCCGAGCGGTGGACGCCGATCCTCGACCGGTTCCAGGAGCTCGGCGTCCGGTTCGCGCTCGAGGTCCACCCGAGCGAGATCGCGTTCGACGGGCCGAGCTGGGCGCGCGCGCTGGACGCCATGGGCGGCCACCCGGCGTTCGGCGTCAACTTCGACCCGAGCCACTTCGGCTACCAGAACGCCGACTACGTCCGATTCATCCGCGACCACGGCGACCGGATCTTCCACGTCCACATGAAGGACGTCTGGTGGTCCGACGTGCGGACCGAGGCGGGCACGCTCGGCGGCCACACCGACTTCGGCGACCCGCGACGCTCGTGGGACTTCCGGAGCCTCGGCCGCGGCAAGATCGACTTCGAGGAGATCATCCGCGCGCTCAACGACGTCGGCTACGAGGGCCCACTGTCGGTCGAGTGGGAGGACATGAAGATGGACCGCGAGCACGGGGCCGCCGAGGCCGCCGCCTTCGTCAAGCGCGTCGACTTCCCGCCGTCCGACATCGTCTTCGATCAGCAGTTCTCGAAGGCCAGCGAGGGGTAG
- a CDS encoding Gfo/Idh/MocA family protein yields MSLNRPLRAGMVGGGPGAFIGEVHRRALRVDGLATLVAGAFSSDPDKSKRHAATLGVERAYGTFEEMAEAEAAREDGIDVVCIVTPNHVHAPAALAFLERGIHVICDKPMTTTLEDAEALVRAVHDSGLVFALTHNYTGYPMVKQARAMVQGGELGEVRKVVAEYSQGWLSTPVEREGNKQAAWRTDPKLAGAGAIGDIGCHAENLAAYVTGLHLTRICADVRSVVEGRPIDDDASMLLRFDNGAAGVLHCSQIAAGLENGLSLEVFGEKGSLIWHQEDPNELRFLPREGQERVYRRGHDDLAPAARHATRLPPGHPEAFNEAFANVYSNALRTIAARLAGQEPDPLDLDFPTVEDGARGVHFILTALESGEKEAWVDASYEPPARDAG; encoded by the coding sequence ATGTCTTTGAATCGACCCCTCCGCGCCGGCATGGTCGGCGGCGGCCCCGGCGCCTTTATCGGCGAGGTCCACCGCCGCGCCCTCCGCGTCGACGGCCTCGCCACGCTCGTGGCCGGCGCGTTCTCCTCCGACCCCGACAAGTCCAAGCGCCACGCCGCGACGCTCGGCGTCGAGCGGGCCTACGGCACGTTCGAGGAGATGGCCGAGGCGGAGGCGGCGCGCGAGGACGGCATCGACGTCGTCTGCATCGTGACGCCGAACCACGTCCACGCGCCGGCGGCCCTTGCTTTCCTCGAGCGCGGGATCCACGTCATCTGCGACAAGCCGATGACGACGACGCTGGAGGACGCCGAGGCGCTCGTCCGCGCCGTCCACGACTCGGGCCTCGTGTTCGCGCTGACACACAACTACACGGGCTACCCGATGGTCAAGCAGGCCCGGGCGATGGTCCAGGGCGGCGAGCTCGGCGAGGTCCGGAAGGTCGTCGCCGAGTACAGCCAGGGCTGGCTCTCGACGCCGGTCGAGCGGGAGGGCAACAAGCAGGCCGCCTGGCGGACCGACCCGAAGCTGGCGGGCGCCGGCGCCATCGGCGACATCGGGTGCCACGCCGAGAATCTCGCCGCGTACGTGACAGGCCTCCACCTTACCCGGATCTGCGCCGACGTCCGGTCGGTCGTCGAGGGCCGCCCCATCGACGACGACGCGAGCATGCTCCTCCGGTTCGACAACGGCGCCGCCGGCGTCCTCCACTGCTCCCAGATCGCGGCCGGCCTCGAGAACGGCCTCAGCCTGGAGGTCTTCGGCGAAAAGGGCTCGCTGATCTGGCACCAGGAGGATCCGAACGAGCTCCGCTTCCTTCCGCGCGAGGGCCAGGAGCGCGTCTACCGCCGCGGCCACGACGACCTCGCGCCGGCCGCCCGGCACGCCACACGCCTCCCGCCGGGCCACCCCGAGGCGTTCAACGAGGCGTTCGCCAACGTGTACTCGAACGCGCTCCGCACGATCGCCGCCCGGCTCGCCGGCCAGGAGCCCGACCCGCTCGACCTCGACTTCCCGACGGTCGAGGACGGCGCCCGGGGCGTTCACTTTATCCTGACGGCGCTGGAGAGCGGCGAGAAGGAAGCCTGGGTCGACGCGAGCTACGAGCCTCCGGCGAGGGATGCGGGATAG
- a CDS encoding lycopene cyclase domain-containing protein, producing the protein MTYLQFHFVFTLPVLAALALLQGRTREPWWPLALITGIAFVYTTPWDNFLVANEVWTYPPDRVWATIGYVPVEEYAFFVIESVIVGLVVRLLQARWPAEPAAPNVTARVVGTAVFAVLSVVGVACVVAGGRWLYLGLILAWAFPILALMWGLGGHLIWARRRLVAWAVVPTAFYFCLADRVAIGLGIWDITDATRTGWEVAGLPFEEGLFFFVTAQLVAQGLVMLERDALPETVGRLRRARPVPA; encoded by the coding sequence GTGACGTACCTCCAGTTCCACTTCGTCTTTACGCTCCCGGTCCTCGCGGCGCTCGCGCTCCTGCAGGGGCGGACGCGCGAGCCGTGGTGGCCGCTCGCGCTCATCACGGGCATCGCGTTCGTCTACACGACGCCCTGGGACAACTTCCTCGTGGCCAACGAGGTGTGGACGTACCCTCCGGACCGTGTCTGGGCGACGATCGGCTACGTGCCGGTCGAGGAGTACGCCTTCTTCGTGATCGAGTCCGTGATCGTGGGGCTGGTCGTGCGGCTCCTCCAGGCGCGCTGGCCGGCCGAGCCGGCGGCCCCGAACGTGACGGCGCGCGTCGTGGGGACGGCCGTGTTCGCGGTGCTGTCGGTGGTGGGGGTGGCCTGCGTGGTGGCCGGCGGCCGCTGGCTCTACCTCGGGCTGATCCTGGCCTGGGCCTTCCCGATCCTCGCGCTGATGTGGGGACTGGGCGGGCACCTCATCTGGGCGCGGCGGCGGCTCGTGGCGTGGGCCGTGGTCCCGACGGCGTTCTACTTCTGCCTCGCCGACCGGGTGGCCATCGGGCTCGGGATCTGGGACATCACCGACGCGACGCGGACGGGGTGGGAGGTGGCCGGGCTCCCGTTCGAGGAGGGCCTGTTCTTTTTCGTGACCGCCCAACTCGTGGCGCAGGGGCTCGTGATGCTGGAGCGCGACGCCCTTCCCGAGACGGTGGGCAGGCTGCGGCGCGCGCGGCCGGTACCGGCGTGA
- a CDS encoding high-potential iron-sulfur protein, translating into MSDSVSRRRFLASAGAVLGVGPILSACGGGDVTAASCAGYDQLDAAALQQRQSLEYVDVSQVPGQRCDNCRFYNAPEGGSPCGGCQLFAGPVAPAGWCRSWVAMAA; encoded by the coding sequence ATGTCCGACTCCGTCTCCCGTCGTCGCTTCCTCGCCTCCGCCGGCGCCGTGCTCGGCGTCGGGCCGATCCTCTCCGCGTGTGGGGGCGGGGACGTGACCGCCGCCTCGTGCGCGGGCTACGACCAACTCGACGCGGCGGCGCTCCAGCAGCGCCAGAGCCTCGAGTACGTCGACGTGTCGCAGGTCCCGGGCCAGCGGTGTGACAACTGCCGGTTCTACAACGCGCCCGAGGGCGGCTCGCCGTGCGGCGGGTGCCAGCTGTTCGCCGGGCCGGTCGCGCCGGCCGGCTGGTGCCGCTCGTGGGTGGCGATGGCGGCGTAG
- a CDS encoding T9SS type A sorting domain-containing protein has protein sequence MWGEADDAAWEGVLSGAPASELATPFPNPTSGQTSVVSAVEAATAVRLAVYDALGREVAVLAEGPVEVGAHRATLDGATLPPGVYLVRPTAADGQTAVQRLTVARCPPVRLGGSLAGVAEAGGHDRWDGTSRGRRR, from the coding sequence GTGTGGGGCGAGGCCGACGACGCGGCGTGGGAGGGCGTGCTCTCGGGCGCTCCGGCCTCCGAGCTCGCGACGCCGTTCCCGAACCCGACGAGCGGTCAGACGTCGGTCGTGTCCGCCGTCGAGGCGGCCACGGCGGTGCGGCTGGCGGTCTACGACGCGCTCGGCCGTGAGGTCGCCGTGCTGGCCGAGGGCCCGGTCGAGGTCGGCGCGCACCGCGCCACGCTCGACGGCGCCACGCTGCCGCCCGGGGTCTACCTCGTGCGACCGACGGCGGCCGACGGCCAGACGGCGGTGCAGCGGCTCACGGTGGCCCGCTGCCCCCCGGTCCGCCTCGGCGGCTCCCTGGCCGGGGTCGCCGAGGCGGGCGGACACGATCGCTGGGACGGCACGTCGCGGGGCCGCCGCCGCTAG
- a CDS encoding PfkB family carbohydrate kinase — protein MTALDLLRQSLTEAGYLASPTDRTNYRRVWARDGVICGLAGLVSGDDALADGLRQTVETLLAHVGPQGQVPSNVSVVDGATEAVSYGGLAGRVDAGPWAVLGAARWAQHSGDAAWAARWAPAIGGVLNLLDAWEVNARGLVYVPQSGDWADEYDLHGYLLYDQVLRLLALRAWAPWAPSPASVATRADRLHALIEATFWPHAAGDAEAAYHPAAYRSSLSDGERSHPLAALTPGGYVRRFDALGSALAVLADLWPDRRDALLDHGLALAEEAAPRLVPAFAPQIREGDDGWATLRGTVRDRFSNRPGHYHNGGCWPMVNGWWVAALAEAGRADDARALLDRVAAANGEAFPEYLDAERGERLGTTPLAWSAAGAVLGGAALEGGLGDWTPALMLESTPEAAAPLVVVAGEVLADLITSEPTDDLGGAAVFERHAGGSPANLASNLARLGVPVALVASVGDDGLGQFLTAAAERVGVDARFAVRDEPTSLVAVARSAGTPDFVAYRTADRLLWPSQLPDALLRRARLFHTSGFALSREPARATLLDAAARTRALGLAVSIDVNFAPDTDVRRAHQQDAARRVLALSPLVKCSRDDLTRLWGRDAASDDAAVGHLLGLGASLVCLTRGADGALVAWDDDLVEVPAEPVEAADVTGAGDAFWAGFLAAWLAGQDPSDCARAGARMAARKLTHVGPLPDAVDAAAVLGAA, from the coding sequence ATGACCGCGCTCGACCTTCTGCGCCAGTCGCTCACCGAGGCGGGCTATCTCGCCTCGCCGACGGACCGGACCAACTACCGCCGCGTGTGGGCGCGCGACGGCGTGATCTGCGGCCTCGCCGGCCTCGTCTCGGGCGACGACGCGCTCGCCGACGGCCTCCGCCAGACGGTCGAGACGCTCCTCGCACACGTCGGGCCGCAGGGGCAGGTCCCGTCGAACGTGTCGGTGGTAGACGGCGCGACGGAAGCGGTGAGCTACGGTGGGCTGGCGGGGCGCGTCGATGCGGGACCGTGGGCCGTGCTCGGCGCGGCGCGCTGGGCCCAGCATTCGGGCGACGCGGCGTGGGCCGCGCGGTGGGCGCCCGCGATCGGCGGCGTGCTCAACCTCCTCGACGCCTGGGAGGTCAACGCGCGCGGGCTCGTCTACGTCCCGCAGTCCGGCGACTGGGCCGACGAGTACGACCTCCACGGGTACCTCCTCTACGACCAGGTGCTCCGTCTGCTGGCGCTCCGCGCGTGGGCGCCCTGGGCGCCGTCGCCGGCCTCGGTCGCCACGCGGGCCGACCGACTCCACGCCCTCATCGAGGCGACGTTCTGGCCGCACGCGGCGGGCGACGCTGAGGCGGCCTACCACCCGGCGGCCTACCGCTCCTCGCTTTCGGACGGCGAGAGGTCGCACCCGCTCGCCGCACTCACGCCCGGCGGCTACGTCCGGCGGTTCGACGCGCTCGGCTCAGCGCTGGCCGTCCTCGCGGACCTTTGGCCCGATCGCCGGGACGCGCTCCTCGATCACGGGCTGGCGCTCGCCGAGGAGGCCGCGCCCCGGCTCGTGCCCGCCTTCGCCCCTCAGATCCGCGAGGGCGACGACGGATGGGCGACGTTGCGCGGGACCGTCCGAGACCGGTTCTCAAACCGGCCCGGGCACTACCACAACGGCGGGTGCTGGCCAATGGTCAACGGCTGGTGGGTGGCCGCGCTCGCCGAGGCGGGGCGGGCCGACGACGCTCGTGCCCTCCTCGACCGTGTCGCGGCCGCCAACGGCGAGGCCTTCCCCGAATACCTCGACGCCGAGCGTGGCGAGCGTCTCGGCACGACGCCGCTCGCCTGGAGCGCCGCCGGTGCGGTCCTCGGCGGCGCCGCCCTCGAGGGTGGCCTCGGGGATTGGACGCCCGCCCTCATGCTCGAATCAACGCCCGAGGCCGCGGCGCCGCTCGTCGTCGTCGCCGGCGAGGTGCTGGCCGACCTGATCACGAGCGAGCCCACAGACGACCTCGGGGGGGCCGCCGTGTTCGAGCGCCACGCCGGCGGGAGCCCGGCGAACCTCGCGAGCAACCTCGCTCGCTTGGGCGTGCCCGTCGCGCTCGTGGCGTCCGTCGGCGACGATGGGCTCGGGCAGTTTCTGACGGCCGCCGCCGAACGCGTGGGCGTCGACGCCCGGTTCGCGGTCCGCGACGAGCCGACGAGCCTCGTGGCCGTCGCCCGCTCGGCCGGGACGCCCGACTTCGTGGCCTACCGCACGGCCGACCGGCTCCTCTGGCCGAGCCAGCTCCCGGACGCGCTCCTCCGGCGGGCCCGGCTGTTCCACACGTCCGGCTTTGCCCTCAGCCGCGAGCCCGCCCGCGCGACGCTGCTCGACGCCGCCGCGCGCACCCGCGCGCTCGGGCTGGCGGTTTCGATCGACGTCAACTTCGCGCCCGACACGGACGTGCGACGAGCCCACCAGCAGGACGCCGCGCGCCGGGTTCTCGCGCTCAGCCCGCTCGTGAAGTGCAGCCGCGACGACCTCACGCGGCTTTGGGGCCGCGACGCCGCCAGCGACGACGCGGCCGTCGGCCACCTCCTCGGCCTCGGCGCCTCGCTCGTCTGTCTCACGCGGGGCGCCGACGGCGCGCTCGTGGCGTGGGACGACGACCTCGTCGAGGTCCCCGCCGAGCCCGTCGAGGCGGCCGACGTGACGGGCGCGGGCGATGCCTTCTGGGCCGGCTTCCTGGCCGCGTGGCTCGCGGGGCAGGACCCGTCGGACTGTGCTCGAGCCGGCGCGCGGATGGCCGCGCGGAAGCTCACCCACGTCGGCCCGCTGCCGGACGCGGTGGACGCTGCCGCCGTGCTCGGGGCGGCGTAG
- a CDS encoding Brp/Blh family beta-carotene 15,15'-dioxygenase — protein MTFPFAWRWGGLALAWGGVLGSLALTPALADAPAAVLALPWVSSAVVLGLPHGAVDPLVPFAMRGEPLRLGPLARLCVAYLALGALVLAAWWAAPTAAAVGFVLLTWAHWGQGDVYALRALGWDAHLAGPAQRVLAGAVRGALPMAVPLAAHPEVYAEVVGAMAAALQPDGAEAARRLVLGIPSAVVWVGLGVLIGVYAMWGAVVGRRRRAWRSLGLDLAEVAGLAVFFAVLPPLWSVGVYFCLWHAVRHLARLGPLVADGSARRLSLYAAPATLGALALIGLVFADALRGRVASVGAYLVGIAALTVPHVVVVAWMDLRQHVWTGR, from the coding sequence GTGACGTTCCCGTTCGCGTGGCGGTGGGGCGGCCTCGCGCTGGCCTGGGGGGGCGTGCTAGGCTCCCTGGCATTGACACCGGCTCTCGCCGATGCCCCGGCCGCCGTGCTCGCCCTCCCGTGGGTGTCGAGCGCCGTCGTCCTGGGGCTGCCGCACGGCGCCGTCGACCCGCTCGTTCCGTTCGCGATGCGGGGTGAGCCCCTCCGCCTCGGTCCGCTCGCGCGCCTCTGCGTGGCGTACCTCGCGCTCGGCGCGCTCGTTCTCGCGGCGTGGTGGGCGGCGCCGACGGCGGCCGCCGTCGGCTTCGTCTTGCTGACGTGGGCGCACTGGGGACAGGGTGACGTCTACGCGCTCCGGGCGCTCGGGTGGGACGCGCACCTCGCGGGCCCGGCGCAGCGCGTGCTGGCCGGCGCCGTCCGCGGGGCGCTGCCGATGGCCGTCCCGCTGGCGGCCCACCCCGAGGTCTACGCCGAGGTGGTCGGGGCGATGGCGGCGGCGCTCCAGCCCGACGGCGCCGAGGCCGCGCGCCGGCTCGTGCTCGGCATTCCGTCTGCGGTCGTGTGGGTCGGCCTCGGTGTGCTGATCGGCGTCTATGCCATGTGGGGCGCGGTCGTGGGCCGCCGACGCCGCGCGTGGCGGTCGCTCGGGCTGGATCTGGCGGAGGTCGCCGGCCTCGCCGTGTTCTTCGCCGTGCTCCCGCCGCTGTGGAGCGTCGGCGTGTACTTCTGCCTGTGGCACGCGGTCCGGCACCTCGCCCGGCTCGGGCCGCTCGTGGCCGACGGATCGGCACGGCGGCTCTCGCTGTACGCCGCGCCCGCGACGCTCGGCGCGCTCGCCCTCATCGGCCTCGTGTTCGCGGACGCGCTCCGCGGGCGGGTCGCGAGTGTCGGCGCCTACCTCGTCGGGATCGCGGCTCTGACCGTCCCCCACGTGGTCGTGGTCGCGTGGATGGACCTCCGACAGCACGTATGGACCGGCCGATGA
- a CDS encoding HAD family hydrolase, whose amino-acid sequence MPLPTTVVFDLGGVLIDWDPRYAYRQLGGTDEQIEHFLEHVATSEWNRGFDAGKPFAEGIAERSKEFPEHAEWIEAWWSRWPDMLGGAIDGTVDLFRELKEAGTPVYALTNWSAETFPIAQERFDFLGWFDGIVVSGEVEKAKPDADIFEHLVEDFSIEPASAVFIDDSAPNVATARRLGFHGIDFTTPAALRADLVRLGLPVAEAPPADE is encoded by the coding sequence ATGCCTCTGCCCACCACCGTCGTCTTCGACCTCGGCGGCGTCCTCATCGACTGGGACCCGCGCTACGCGTACCGCCAACTCGGCGGGACCGACGAGCAGATCGAGCACTTCCTCGAGCACGTCGCCACGTCCGAGTGGAACCGCGGCTTTGACGCGGGCAAGCCGTTCGCGGAGGGCATCGCGGAGCGGTCGAAGGAATTCCCGGAGCACGCCGAGTGGATCGAGGCGTGGTGGAGCCGCTGGCCCGACATGCTGGGCGGCGCCATCGACGGGACGGTCGACCTCTTCCGCGAACTGAAAGAGGCCGGCACGCCGGTCTACGCGCTCACCAACTGGTCGGCCGAAACCTTCCCCATCGCCCAGGAGCGGTTCGACTTCCTTGGCTGGTTCGACGGGATCGTCGTGTCCGGCGAGGTCGAGAAGGCCAAGCCCGACGCCGACATCTTCGAGCACCTCGTGGAGGACTTCAGCATCGAGCCTGCGAGCGCCGTCTTTATCGACGACAGCGCGCCGAACGTCGCGACGGCCCGGCGGCTCGGCTTCCACGGGATCGACTTCACCACGCCCGCCGCGCTCCGCGCCGACCTCGTCCGCCTCGGGCTCCCCGTCGCCGAGGCGCCTCCGGCTGACGAGTAG
- a CDS encoding sodium:solute symporter gives MPEFTLTTLDIAVVLAYGVVIFGIGLYFSRHTDDGEDYFLAGRSLTWGLIGISLVASNLSSSSMIGMASAAYGGIGLSVYNYEWMAALVLVVFVLFFLPFYLKSGIYTMPEFLEKRFDGRSRTYFSAISIFLSVIVDTAAALYAGALVVQLLYPDFPLWGSMTILALVAGAYTIAGGLKAVVYTDAIQGTLLLVGAAAVSFMAWQRSGGWDAVVAVTPEEKLSLIQPLSSPDMPWLGLITGVFLLGFYFWTTNQFMVQRVLGAKNLDHGRWGALFGGLLKLPILFLMVMPGTFGRVLYPEGMVANPDQIFPTLLFDLLPAGFRALVLTAMVAAIMSSVDSTLNAASTLVTMDFVKKYRPSTSPQALARIGRIVTAICMVVAIVWSPIITRADTLWDYLQSTLAYVAPPAIALFVLGVFWKRANGHGALAGLVAGHTASVIFLVLSITDVLRFNFLYLAPILLLISMAAMVIVSLRTAPPPAEKTEGLMWTPAFFRAETEELKGVPAWKNYRVQSAVLVGLTAVVVGLFW, from the coding sequence ATGCCCGAGTTCACTCTGACGACGCTCGACATCGCGGTCGTCCTGGCCTACGGTGTCGTCATCTTCGGCATCGGCCTGTACTTCTCGCGCCACACCGACGACGGGGAGGACTACTTCCTGGCGGGCCGCTCGCTGACGTGGGGGCTCATCGGGATCAGCCTCGTCGCCTCAAACCTGTCGTCGTCGTCGATGATCGGGATGGCGAGCGCGGCGTACGGGGGCATCGGGCTCTCCGTCTACAACTACGAGTGGATGGCGGCCCTGGTGCTCGTGGTGTTCGTGCTGTTCTTCCTCCCGTTCTACCTCAAGAGCGGGATCTACACGATGCCCGAGTTCCTCGAGAAGCGGTTCGACGGGCGGAGCCGGACCTACTTCTCGGCCATCTCGATCTTCCTGTCGGTCATCGTCGACACGGCCGCGGCGCTCTACGCGGGGGCCCTCGTCGTCCAACTCCTCTACCCCGACTTCCCGCTCTGGGGCTCGATGACGATCCTCGCCCTCGTCGCCGGCGCCTACACGATCGCGGGCGGGCTCAAGGCCGTCGTCTACACCGACGCCATCCAGGGGACGCTCCTGCTGGTCGGCGCCGCGGCCGTCTCGTTCATGGCGTGGCAGCGCTCCGGCGGCTGGGACGCCGTCGTGGCCGTGACGCCGGAGGAGAAGCTCTCGCTCATCCAGCCCCTCTCGAGCCCCGACATGCCGTGGCTCGGGCTGATCACGGGCGTCTTCCTCCTCGGGTTCTATTTCTGGACGACCAACCAGTTCATGGTCCAGCGCGTGCTCGGCGCCAAGAACCTCGACCACGGCCGCTGGGGCGCGCTCTTCGGCGGGCTCCTCAAGCTGCCCATCCTGTTCCTCATGGTGATGCCGGGCACGTTCGGGCGCGTGCTCTACCCCGAGGGGATGGTCGCCAACCCGGACCAGATCTTCCCGACGCTCCTCTTCGACCTCCTGCCCGCCGGGTTCCGGGCGCTCGTGCTCACGGCCATGGTCGCCGCCATCATGTCGAGCGTCGACTCGACGCTCAACGCGGCCTCGACGCTGGTCACGATGGACTTTGTCAAGAAGTACCGGCCGAGCACGTCGCCCCAGGCCCTGGCCCGGATCGGGCGGATCGTGACGGCCATCTGCATGGTGGTCGCGATTGTCTGGAGCCCCATCATCACGCGGGCCGACACGCTGTGGGACTACCTCCAGTCGACGCTGGCCTACGTGGCGCCGCCGGCGATCGCCCTCTTCGTGCTCGGGGTGTTCTGGAAGCGGGCCAACGGCCACGGCGCGCTCGCGGGGCTGGTGGCGGGCCACACCGCCTCGGTGATCTTCTTGGTGCTGAGCATCACGGACGTCCTCCGGTTCAACTTCCTCTACCTCGCGCCCATCCTGCTCCTGATCTCGATGGCCGCCATGGTGATCGTGAGCCTCCGGACGGCGCCGCCGCCGGCCGAGAAGACGGAGGGGCTCATGTGGACGCCCGCCTTCTTCCGTGCCGAGACGGAGGAGCTCAAGGGCGTCCCGGCGTGGAAGAACTACCGCGTTCAGTCGGCCGTGCTCGTCGGGCTCACGGCGGTCGTGGTCGGGCTGTTCTGGTAG